GAGCTCGTCGAGCCGCGGCGTGGTCAGTTCGTGCCGCTGCGAGGCGAAGGCGCGCTCGATCATGACGCGCCCGCCCATGCCGACGAAGCGGCGCAGCTCCTGCGGCGCGGCCCGCTGTAGGCCGGCGCATTCGAGGCAGTGGTTCAGGCTGTCGAGGAGGTCGGGGGCGGTGTCGACGAGCGTGCCGTCGAGATCGAAGACGACAATGGGGCGGATCGGGGCGGGGCGGGTCATGGCAGGTCCGGTGATGCGTTCGGGTCGAGTTGCGATACCCCCGCGAGAGCGAGCCGGCAAGCCCGGCCTTGCCGGCGCGCGTCCCGGCAGACGGGGTCTTTGCCCGGCGCGGCAAAGCTGATAGGAGGCGATTGACTTTCCGGGACGGAGCCCACGGACGCCCTATGGACGCCAGACAGTTGAAGATCGAGGCCGCGCGCGTCGCCCTCTCGCATGTCGAGGACGGGATGCGGCTCGGAATCGGCACCGGCTCGACCGCCGAGGAATTCGTGCGGCTGCTCGCGGCCCGCATCGGCGAGGAAGGCCTCGCCGTCACCGGCGTTCCGACCTCGGAGCGCACGGCGGAGCTGTGCCGCGCGCTCGGCGTGCCGCTCGCCACGCTGGACGAGATGCCGGAGCTCGACCTGACCATCGACGGCGCCGACGAGATCGACGCGCAGCTTTCGCTGATCAAGGGCGGCGGCGGCGCGCTGCTGCGCGAGAAGATCGTCGCGGCGGCATCCGCGCGCATGCTGGTGATCGCCGATTCCTCGAAGGTGGTGGAGACGCTGGGTCGCTTCCCGCTGCCGATAGAGGTCAACCCGTTCGGCCTGAAGGCGACCGAAATCGCCATCGCCTCGGCCGCGGCGCGCCTCGGCCTTCAGGGGCCGCTCGCCCTGCGGATGGCGGGCGACGCGCCCTTCGTCACCGACGGCGGACACCTTATCATCGACGCATCTTTTGGCCGCATTCCGGATACACAAGCCCTCAGTGACGCGCTCCACGCCATTCCGGGCGTGGTCGAGCACGGTCTGTTTCTCGGCCTGGCATTCGCCGCGATCATCGCGGATGCCGGTGGTGTCAGAACGCTGCGCCTCGCAAGGTAACTCAAGGAGTTTCGACGCATTATGAACCTCGCCATCCGTTCCCGCCGTCTTGCCGCCGCCTTCGGAACGCTCGCCCTCGTCGCGGGCGCCAGCCTTCCCGCCGCCGCGCAGGAGATTTCCGACTCTCACCTGTCGGCCGCGCGCGCGGTGCTGGCGTCGCTGCATGCGACGGACGAGTTCGACTTCATCCTGCCCGGCGCGGCGCAGTCGCTGAAGAGCGAGCTGATCCAGAAGAATCCGGACCTTCAGGCGCTCATCATCGAGATCGTCGACCAGACGGCGTTCGCGCTCGCGGCGCGCCGCGGCGACCTCGAGCGCGAGGCGGCGACGATCTACGCCCGCGCCTTCACCGAGGCGCAGCTCAACGAGATCTCCACCTTCTACTCGTCCGAGACCGGCAAGAAGCTGTTGACCGACAGCCCTCTCGTCACGCGCGACGTCGTGCGTGCCGCCGAGATCTGGCAGAACGGCATCGCCCGCGATCTCGCCCAGCAGGTGGGCGAGGAGCTTGCCCGGCGCGCCGAGCAGGCCCAGCCGCAGCAGCAGCCGCAGGGCGGCAATGCCGAAGGCGGCGAAGCGCCGCAGCAATAACCCACGCGCCTTGCGCGGACGCATCCGGTCCGGCCTCGCGCCGGGCTTTTCTTTTGGCAGGCAAATGCCTAGGTGAAGGTCCTGCCGAAGAACACCGGAGCCCGCCATGTCTGAATTCGACTATGACCTTTTCGTCATCGGCGGCGGCTCGGGCGGGGTGCGCGCGGGGCGGCTGGCGGCTGCCATGGGCAAGCGCGTCGCCATCGCCGAGGA
Above is a genomic segment from Aquamicrobium sp. containing:
- the rpiA gene encoding ribose-5-phosphate isomerase RpiA; amino-acid sequence: MDARQLKIEAARVALSHVEDGMRLGIGTGSTAEEFVRLLAARIGEEGLAVTGVPTSERTAELCRALGVPLATLDEMPELDLTIDGADEIDAQLSLIKGGGGALLREKIVAAASARMLVIADSSKVVETLGRFPLPIEVNPFGLKATEIAIASAAARLGLQGPLALRMAGDAPFVTDGGHLIIDASFGRIPDTQALSDALHAIPGVVEHGLFLGLAFAAIIADAGGVRTLRLAR
- a CDS encoding DUF2059 domain-containing protein; the encoded protein is MNLAIRSRRLAAAFGTLALVAGASLPAAAQEISDSHLSAARAVLASLHATDEFDFILPGAAQSLKSELIQKNPDLQALIIEIVDQTAFALAARRGDLEREAATIYARAFTEAQLNEISTFYSSETGKKLLTDSPLVTRDVVRAAEIWQNGIARDLAQQVGEELARRAEQAQPQQQPQGGNAEGGEAPQQ